Within the Synechococcus sp. MU1617 genome, the region GGTCACCACCACCGAATTGCGGAGAATCGAGGCGGGATTCGGGCCCTCCATGGCTTCGTCCAGCCAGAGGTGCATGGGGAACTGGGCACATTTGCCCGTCGGACCGGCAACCAGGCCCAAACCCAACAGAGTCGCAGCCAGAGGAGAGAGGGTGTCCTGGGCGGCCCAGGCATAGAGGTCGTTGAACCCCATCACACCGGAGTAGCTGCAGAGCGCCACCACACCCATCAGCAGCAGCACATCACCAACGCGCTTGGTGAGGAAGGCATCCCGGGCAGCGGTCACCACCAGGGGTTGGGCATACCAGAAGCCCACCAACAGATAGGTGGAGAGGGTCAGCATCTCCAGCAAGAAATAGCTCTGGAACAGGGAGTCACTGAGCACAACGCCGCTCATCGCCCCCTCAAAAAATCCGAGCAGTGCAAAGAAGCGGGCCAAAGCCCACTCCTTGTCCATGTATCCCAGGGAATACACCTGGGACAGCAAGCTGAGGCCCGTGATCAGTTCCAAGGCCACCAAATTGGTAAGCGAAAGACTGAAGCTGATATCCAGCTCCAGATCCGCCACAGTGAGCCAAGGGAAGGCCAGATCCACTGGCCCCGATTGGTACACCTCCTGCAGGATCAGGCTTCCGTGAACGAAGGCCACCAGCGTCAGGAAAATATTCAGATACGCCGCCGGTCGATGCGCATCACGCCTGAACCAGCCACAGGCCCACGGCAAAGAGACCAACATCCCGATGAACCCATAGAGCGGGATCAACCAGGCGGTCTGCTGAGGTAGCGAAAGCTCCGGAGTCAAAACAGCGAGCGGAATGATGATCGAGCTTGTCGCTAGATGGCCGGCGAATCTAAGAGCCGATCATCAGCAAAAGGGCTCTTTGTGAACGGCAATGAGGTGGCTTTTTGACCTTCAGCTACGGCGGGCTGCGCCACTGCCGGCCAACACTGGTTCCACTTCGTTGTGGGGGCGGGCAATGATGTGAGCGGCAACGAGGCCATCACCGACCCGCTCGCAGGCATCAGCTCCGGCACGCACAGCGGCATTCACGGCACCGGTTTCACCACGCACCATCACCGTGACGTAACCACCACCGACGTATTCACGGCAGATCAGGGTGACTTCCGCAGCCTTGGTCATCGCATCGGCTGCCTCGATAGCAGGAACCATGCCGCGGGTCTCGATCAAGCCCAAGGCCACACCGGGGACTTTTGGGGAAGGCATAGCAGCGGGTTTAGCCACAGCTGATCCACCACCGGATCCTGTGCTGGAGGCGCTGCTGCGACGGGTGGTCGTGGGCGAAGAGCGACGGGCTGTTGTTGCCGCAGGGGAGGCCTTGGCGGGAGTCGACGCCGGAGCAGGGGTGCTGGCCACGGGCTTCACATCAACGGTCTTGTTTGCCGCAGCCGTGCTGCGGGTGGTGCGACGACGGGGGGTGGGGGAAGGAGTGGCCATGGCTGTGAAGGTGTGGAAGCGGAACGGAAACGGCGGAGGGAAATAGGTGGTCCCTATCCGTCCGGATTCCAGAAATCGATGATTCCACCGATGGTCAGATCGGTGAGAACGGTGTTGTCAGGGCAGGCATGCCGTGCAGCTGAACCACTGGCAGTAAACACCCAGTTGCCCTCACGGGCCCCAACGGGATCAACGGCCACCAGCTTCTTGCCCTTGTTGTTGCGCAGGATGCGCAGATGCATGTGATCCAGTCCGGCAACCCGGTAGGAGCAGATCAACGTGCCCATCACCTGCATGATCTCCATCAGCTGGCCTTGCCTCCCGCGGGGTTGCTGGGGCTGGGAGATGGAGCAGAGGTCTTCGGAGGGTCGGGCTCCCAGTGATCAATGATCCCCACAATCGTGAGGTCACTTGGGTACGACTTGCTGCCGGCGGCTTCACGGGCGGCCGAGCTGCTAACGCAGATCACCCAGTCACCCGGCTTGGCACCGACCGCATCGACCGCCACCTTCTTGGTGCTGCCATCGAGCACCACCTGCAGATGCTTGTGCTCGAAATCGGGGATCCGGTTGGTGGAGACGAGCGGCTTGACGACCTTGACGATGAGCATGATCAGTGAGCCTCCGGAAGTTGCGGGTCGAGCGTGGAACCGACGACCTCGGCCGGAGCCGTCTGGTTGCGGTCGCGAATGGTGAGACAAGTGTGGAGCAGACCCTCATCGACGAGAGCTGCGTAGCGATCGGCGATGGCCTGGTTCACCCGTAGGCAATCAGCGATGGCCCGTTCCCGAGCACCGGGCACCCGGCCTGAGTAGTCGAAACGCACCACAACCGGAATCGGCAGATCCCGGGCGACATTCAGACCCTTGAAAATTTTCACGCCCACATCGAGATCAGGGGCGCCCTCTTCAACCGTGTCGAGGTGAGCGAAGTAGGTGAGGTTGCGCAGATGCACCTCTTTGAAGCCGATGCCAACACCGATGAACCGCTCCGCGTGCCCGGCATCCGGGTAAGTACCCCCATGCAGATCCTGCACGTAATCGATTTGGGAGAAGTTGTTGGCGAGCAACCGGGTCAGGAAAGACACCATCCCGGCATCCATGGGGCCAGGAGCAGAGCTCTCAACGGCTTCTGCAATCTGCGCCATCGCCTGATCAGCACTCATCGATGCCGTAGCTGCATGTAGTTCTCTGGCGCAAAGCCAACGGTCGAGCACCATTTCGCTGTCGCGGCTTGGGGGGTGAACCCGGATCGCATCGGTGTCGGTGTCGAGGCCGATCAGCAAAAGATCAACGGAGGCACCGCAGCAGAAGCTGTTTTCCACCGACTCACGAAAATCGAGCAGGCGCTGATGCCCCGCGGCTGCCGCCAGTTCATCATTGCTGCCATGGGCAGCGCAGCCCTGGTGGGAGGGATCGAGGGAACTGAAGTGGTAAGTCACCACCTTCAGATAACGGGTCGGTTCGGTGGAGGGATTGGGTGAGCCTTCGCGGTAACGACGATGCTCGGTTTTGACCCAGCGGTTCACCGTGTTCTCCACGTCGAACATGGCGCCGGCGTGGGAACGGCGACGCACAGCACTGAAGGGAATACGCAGGGCGTAGGCCACGGTATGGGCCAAACGACCATCAGCGCAGGGCGTTAGATCGAGCAGATGGATACCGCAGTCGAGCAGGAACTGTTCGAACTCTCTGGAGGCAGCACTGCCCGTACCGGCATCCAGTGGGTCGTCCTGGAAAAAGCGATCGCTAAACAGCCGGTGACTTTCGAACACACACCAGGCGAACAGGGCGCGCATGTCGAGAGGACGCACCCAGGCCCGCTGCAGGATGTGATCCGGCAGGTCAAACCCGAGTTCGGCCCGGCACAACCGCTGGGCTTGGGGGATGAAATCGGTTTCGTGCTGAAGCGCTGAAACCTGTTGGAGCAGGGGAACGATCCGATCAAAACGTCCCTTGATCTCCAGCTCGTAGGCCTGAAGACGGGAGTTCGACGATGCATCCGTCAACGGATGACGCCGATGGGTAATCGGCAGCGAACTGCGGCTCAGATTGAAAGGAACCGCCCGGGTAGCTGCTTTCTCGCGTCGTACCCAGCCCGGCTGAGAGGGAGCGGGACGCTTGACGTCGTTGCTGGAGCGAATCCGACCGCCGCCCACTGAGCCGCCACCCAGTTGAGCGGCCTTACCCGAAGTGGTGAGGGCACGGCGGCGTTCCAGAGCGGCTTGGCGGGTGGAAGACTCCACCTCAGATGTTGTCTGGGCGGATTCAGAGATTGTGGCCAGCTGCTGAAGCTGGCGTCGAGTGGGTGCCGAGGGGGCCTGAGGTCGCCCGCCACGGAGAGGCTTGGAGCGAACCATCAGTGAATCAGCCCCGTGCGCCGCCGGAGACGGTGATCAAGGAGCCCTTCTCGGTGTTACCGCTGGAGCCGGTCACGCGGCTCACAGGCCATTCGGTCTCCTCGTTGCGCTTGCGCTCGAAGGAAGACATGGCAGTCATCGGGCCAGGACGGCTGGGGTTACGACGGCGGGCCGAAGCACCCTCAGTACCGGTGACATGCTCCCCACGATCCCAGTCGTCGCCAGTGATCTTGGTGGAGGAACCCTCGCCGGTCACCCGAGATGCCGGCTTTTCAGAGGGC harbors:
- a CDS encoding BMC domain-containing protein — protein: MATPSPTPRRRTTRSTAAANKTVDVKPVASTPAPASTPAKASPAATTARRSSPTTTRRSSASSTGSGGGSAVAKPAAMPSPKVPGVALGLIETRGMVPAIEAADAMTKAAEVTLICREYVGGGYVTVMVRGETGAVNAAVRAGADACERVGDGLVAAHIIARPHNEVEPVLAGSGAARRS
- a CDS encoding carboxysome peptide B; translated protein: MEIMQVMGTLICSYRVAGLDHMHLRILRNNKGKKLVAVDPVGAREGNWVFTASGSAARHACPDNTVLTDLTIGGIIDFWNPDG
- a CDS encoding carboxysome peptide A, whose amino-acid sequence is MLIVKVVKPLVSTNRIPDFEHKHLQVVLDGSTKKVAVDAVGAKPGDWVICVSSSAAREAAGSKSYPSDLTIVGIIDHWEPDPPKTSAPSPSPSNPAGGKAS
- a CDS encoding carboxysome shell carbonic anhydrase — encoded protein: MVRSKPLRGGRPQAPSAPTRRQLQQLATISESAQTTSEVESSTRQAALERRRALTTSGKAAQLGGGSVGGGRIRSSNDVKRPAPSQPGWVRREKAATRAVPFNLSRSSLPITHRRHPLTDASSNSRLQAYELEIKGRFDRIVPLLQQVSALQHETDFIPQAQRLCRAELGFDLPDHILQRAWVRPLDMRALFAWCVFESHRLFSDRFFQDDPLDAGTGSAASREFEQFLLDCGIHLLDLTPCADGRLAHTVAYALRIPFSAVRRRSHAGAMFDVENTVNRWVKTEHRRYREGSPNPSTEPTRYLKVVTYHFSSLDPSHQGCAAHGSNDELAAAAGHQRLLDFRESVENSFCCGASVDLLLIGLDTDTDAIRVHPPSRDSEMVLDRWLCARELHAATASMSADQAMAQIAEAVESSAPGPMDAGMVSFLTRLLANNFSQIDYVQDLHGGTYPDAGHAERFIGVGIGFKEVHLRNLTYFAHLDTVEEGAPDLDVGVKIFKGLNVARDLPIPVVVRFDYSGRVPGARERAIADCLRVNQAIADRYAALVDEGLLHTCLTIRDRNQTAPAEVVGSTLDPQLPEAH